The Petrotoga sibirica DSM 13575 genome contains a region encoding:
- a CDS encoding purine-nucleoside phosphorylase, with amino-acid sequence MTTKIEKASQYIKENIEIKPILGLILGSGLGYIADQVENPKVIEYKDIPFFPQSTVVGHEGSLIIGTIEGIPVMILKGRFHAYEGIELKDIVFPIYVMKDLGLKGLIITNAAGGINRTFSPGDIVVDVDFVNFTFKNPLRGPNLDEFGPRFPSLVEPVDKNWVKNVIEKCKKDNIELKEGTYLWTLGPSYETPSEIRMFDKYGADLVGMSTLPEVMAANHVGLKVISFSAVTNMAAGILPQPLRHEEVLRITEKIKGKFEKVVYNAIKLF; translated from the coding sequence ATGACCACTAAAATAGAAAAAGCTTCTCAATACATTAAAGAAAACATAGAAATAAAACCAATTCTAGGATTAATATTAGGCTCAGGCCTTGGATACATAGCCGACCAAGTAGAAAATCCAAAGGTGATTGAATACAAGGACATTCCTTTTTTCCCACAATCAACTGTAGTAGGACATGAAGGGTCTTTAATAATAGGTACAATAGAAGGTATCCCTGTCATGATATTAAAAGGCCGATTTCATGCTTATGAAGGAATTGAACTAAAAGATATAGTTTTCCCTATTTATGTGATGAAGGATTTAGGCCTTAAAGGTCTGATAATAACAAACGCAGCTGGTGGAATTAACAGAACATTTTCTCCGGGGGATATAGTGGTAGATGTTGATTTCGTAAATTTCACATTTAAAAATCCTTTAAGAGGCCCTAATTTAGATGAGTTTGGCCCAAGATTCCCTTCTTTAGTTGAACCTGTCGATAAAAATTGGGTAAAAAACGTTATAGAGAAATGTAAAAAAGATAATATAGAGCTCAAAGAGGGAACTTATTTATGGACTTTGGGGCCATCCTACGAAACCCCTTCTGAGATTAGAATGTTCGACAAATATGGAGCAGACCTAGTGGGTATGTCAACCTTACCAGAAGTAATGGCGGCCAATCATGTTGGTTTAAAAGTGATTTCATTTTCTGCTGTTACGAATATGGCTGCTGGTATTCTGCCACAACCTCTAAGACATGAAGAAGTACTTAGAATAACGGAAAAAATAAAGGGAAAGTTTGAAAAAGTTGTATACAATGCTATTAAATTATTTTAA